The Branchiostoma lanceolatum isolate klBraLanc5 chromosome 10, klBraLanc5.hap2, whole genome shotgun sequence genome has a window encoding:
- the LOC136443574 gene encoding alpha-2Da adrenergic receptor-like has translation MADNCNVTLPLFTTLGVGPVNLTAFGPANSTGFVSTIFNVASMLNVTSINNVSDYRGFYMQLWGKVANGNTTNYTSDITDILDLLNQVTNTIECLDNVVGQLKEAAYTIALPIIIILGVIILLGTAGNILVLVVYKKEKRVCSGVFILTLALVDLAMCWIAIPLELHNFLQWTNERGDWSCKFSVYFVQTSLLCSILTLAAVAMDRYFAICRPFRKTMTVRRAKLTALGIVVVGLVLDCPILFVYGVDRFVPDQNGRQFGTCKVLDQYADEVAVSVFLSGNFVVFVLCSVAIVVLYILVFCKVLNHHKRVHPTLFRNESGSRGTNPIPKSNSMQVRERPTDITPQPEPSTEHSSPSAASDKQKKCRTRRSLSDPTVAGLAVTRSRLKTIRVTKVLKPIARPSSPVDRSEDSGHETDGPETKSCRSSPVMMRSEGGYTSAASSYRRRLVSRAKSRYRNPRMSSPHVQTAKMLALATLVFILTWLPHWILTFVYSDPGTTSPFISKTAQAIFLVLDRLYLLNSVLNPVIYSFASRSFRVALKNTMTCKRQRQMQR, from the coding sequence ATGGCAGATAACTGTAACGTCACGCTTCCACTTTTCACCACGTTGGGAGTGGGTCCAGTAAATCTAACGGCGTTCGGACCGGCAAATTCGACGGGATTTGTTTCAACAATCTTCAACGTAGCCTCCATGCTAAACGTGACGTCTATAAATAACGTATCTGATTATCGTGGATTTTATATGCAATTGTGGGGTAAGGTCGCAAATGGTAATACAACAAACTATACTAGCGACATAACAGACATTTTAGACCTCTTGAACCAGGTGACGAATACAATAGAATGTCTTGACAATGTTGTGGGACAACTCAAAGAAGCGGCGTACACCATTGCTCTGCCGATAATCATCATCCTTGGCGTGATCATCTTGTTGGGAACGGCGGGAaacatactagtacttgtgGTGTACAAGAAAGAGAAGCGGGTCTGCAGCGGTGTGTTCATCCTGACACTGGCGCTGGTGGATCTCGCTATGTGCTGGATCGCCATTCCACTAGAACTGCACAACTTCCTGCAGTGGACAAATGAACGGGGTGACTGGTCCTGTAAGTTCAGCGTTTACTTCGTCCAGACGAGTTTGCTCTGCTCCATCCTGACTCTGGCTGCGGTAGCAATGGACCGCTACTTTGCGATCTGCCGGCCGTTCAGGAAAACCATGACCGTCAGGAGGGCGAAGCTCACCGCTTTAGGCATCGTGGTGGTCGGCTTAGTCCTGGACTGtcccattctgttcgtgtacgGGGTGGACAGGTTCGTACCTGACCAAAATGGACGTCAATTCGGCACGTGCAAGGTCTTGGACCAGTACGCCGACGAGGTAGCCGTGTCAGTTTTCCTTTCCGGAAACTTTGTCGTCTTCGTTCTCTGTTCGGTCGCTATAGTAGTCCTGTACATACTCGTCTTCTGCAAAGTCTTGAACCATCACAAAAGGGTTCACCCAACGTTATTCAGAAACGAATCTGGCAGTAGAGGGACGAACCCGATTCCGAAAAGCAACTCCATGCAAGTTCGAGAAAGGCCCACCGACATCACCCCGCAGCCAGAACCAAGCACGGAACACTCCTCACCAAGTGCTGCGTCCGACAAACAAAAGAAGTGTAGGACTCGGCGATCACTTAGTGATCCTACCGTAGCAGGCCTTGCTGTTACCAGGTCACGTCTCAAGACAATAAGAGTCACAAAAGTGCTTAAGCCAATTGCAAGGCCAAGTAGCCCCGTGGACAGATCCGAAGACTCCGGACACGAGACGGACGGTCCGGAGACGAAGTCGTGTCGGTCCAGCCCCGTCATGATGCGGAGCGAGGGTGGCTACACCTCAGCTGCAAGCTCGTACCGGCGTCGCCTCGTCTCACGCGCGAAGAGCCGGTACAGAAACCCGCGGATGTCTTCCCCGCATGTCCAGACCGCAAAGATGCTGGCTCTGGCAACGTTGGTGTTCATTCTCACCTGGTTACCGCACTGGATCCTGACTTTCGTGTACTCAGACCCAGGTACGACCTCTCCGTTCATCAGCAAAACTGCACAGGCAATCTTCCTCGTCCTGGACAGACTGTATCTCCTCAACAGCGTCCTCAATCCAGTTATATACAGTTTCGCTAGTCGGAGCTTTCGTGTCGCGTTGAAAAACACGATGACGTGTAAAAGACAACGTCAGATGCAACGATAG